In one window of Coleofasciculaceae cyanobacterium DNA:
- a CDS encoding NblA/ycf18 family protein: MDSNISNLNLNINLSLEQKFKIRIFQESVQALNPEEARSLLVEASKLLMVKDNIIKGLIKQNLA, from the coding sequence ATGGATAGTAATATTTCCAATCTAAACTTAAACATCAATTTAAGTTTAGAACAAAAGTTTAAAATAAGAATTTTTCAAGAGTCTGTCCAGGCGTTGAATCCAGAAGAGGCACGCTCTTTGCTAGTTGAAGCTTCAAAATTGTTAATGGTGAAAGATAATATTATTAAAGGACTAATTAAGCAAAATTTAGCTTAG
- a CDS encoding M48 family metallopeptidase gives MSSNIWLNWRSPTVALGLISLNILPVSASQSTKPNTEFFQERSELVAIDIIDAIQGAVQYIQVSNISDEQEVAIGQQTNEQVLSQYQLYDNPQIQEYVSNLGQELVSNSDSRNIPFNFQVVASDEVNAFATPGGFVYITTGLLKTAENRAQLASVMAHEIAHINEKHGIKNLKQAVAARGIASTVGVDTNTLAQIAYQLTVDLPQSRSFEYEADSSGLSILEQAGYPAQAFADFLVKLESSGGTPEFLRTHPSSENRIDAIAQESQTTQAANSKGQDNTEYQNNVLALL, from the coding sequence ATGAGTAGTAATATTTGGTTAAATTGGCGCTCGCCAACAGTAGCGTTAGGATTAATTAGTCTTAATATCCTACCTGTGTCTGCTAGCCAAAGCACAAAACCCAACACAGAATTTTTCCAAGAGCGGTCAGAATTGGTAGCAATAGACATTATCGACGCTATCCAAGGTGCAGTCCAATATATTCAGGTGTCTAACATTTCCGATGAACAAGAAGTGGCGATCGGACAACAGACTAACGAGCAGGTTTTGTCACAATATCAGCTGTATGATAACCCTCAAATCCAGGAATATGTAAGTAATCTAGGACAAGAATTGGTAAGTAATAGCGATAGTCGTAATATTCCTTTCAATTTTCAAGTGGTGGCTAGCGATGAAGTTAATGCTTTTGCTACTCCTGGAGGCTTTGTTTACATTACCACAGGACTGCTTAAAACCGCCGAAAATAGAGCGCAGCTAGCATCGGTAATGGCTCATGAAATTGCCCACATCAATGAAAAACACGGTATTAAAAATTTAAAACAAGCAGTGGCAGCCAGAGGTATTGCTAGCACTGTCGGAGTAGATACTAATACTTTGGCGCAAATAGCATATCAGTTAACGGTCGATCTGCCTCAAAGTCGTTCTTTTGAATACGAAGCCGACAGTAGTGGATTGAGTATATTAGAGCAGGCTGGCTATCCAGCGCAAGCATTTGCCGATTTCCTTGTCAAACTTGAGTCTAGTGGCGGTACACCAGAATTTCTTCGTACTCATCCCTCCAGCGAAAACAGAATTGACGCGATCGCTCAGGAATCTCAAACTACTCAGGCGGCTAATAGCAAAGGACAAGATAATACAGAGTACCAAAACAATG